The following coding sequences are from one Limnobacter sp. SAORIC-580 window:
- a CDS encoding GntR family transcriptional regulator translates to MDSQFPAASPEESNFGDSKLDPNQVVPLYHQIYLILRERIIEGHYDTKPLPGELVLAEQFNVSRVTMRRALQDLVKEGLVARGRGKGTFVKPRTESRNSSVGQSQLLSASAMRLQASGDSSDLQLITSKRILPPPDIATLLHLPSDAIVEKLIRIRQLDGQPVAHLTSFIPQDLSGRICRRRLREFPILVLLEEAGVKVAKARQTISARLADASVAYALGVPVGAPLLAISRVAYDENGRPVQVLKGLYRPDRYDYRIELSRKQAKGQSSWQHVNEVEFAFEMHQQDLSHF, encoded by the coding sequence ATGGACAGTCAGTTTCCCGCCGCATCCCCAGAAGAATCGAATTTCGGTGACAGCAAATTAGACCCGAATCAAGTCGTTCCCCTTTACCACCAAATTTACCTGATACTGCGTGAACGCATTATTGAGGGTCACTACGACACCAAGCCTTTGCCAGGTGAGCTGGTGCTGGCCGAGCAGTTCAATGTGTCACGCGTCACCATGCGTCGTGCACTGCAAGACCTTGTCAAAGAAGGCTTGGTCGCAAGGGGGCGTGGCAAAGGTACATTCGTAAAACCGCGCACCGAGTCACGCAACTCGTCGGTGGGGCAAAGCCAGTTGTTGAGCGCTTCGGCCATGCGTTTGCAGGCCAGTGGTGATTCGTCCGATTTGCAACTCATCACGTCCAAACGTATTTTGCCACCGCCCGACATTGCAACGCTCTTGCATTTGCCCAGCGATGCCATCGTCGAAAAGCTGATTCGCATTCGTCAGCTTGACGGGCAACCAGTGGCCCACCTGACCAGCTTTATTCCACAGGATTTGTCGGGACGCATTTGTCGCCGACGCCTACGCGAGTTTCCAATTTTGGTGCTGCTTGAAGAAGCAGGGGTGAAGGTAGCCAAAGCCCGCCAAACCATTTCTGCAAGGCTTGCCGATGCTTCGGTAGCCTATGCCTTGGGCGTGCCGGTGGGTGCGCCGTTGCTGGCTATTTCACGGGTGGCTTACGATGAAAATGGCAGGCCCGTGCAAGTGCTCAAAGGTCTGTATCGCCCTGATCGATATGACTACCGAATTGAATTGTCGCGCAAGCAGGCCAAGGGCCAAAGTTCCTGGCAGCATGTGAACGAAGTCGAGTTCGCATTCGAAATGCATCAACAAGACCTCTCACACTTCTGA
- a CDS encoding tripartite tricarboxylate transporter substrate binding protein BugD, with the protein MKKSIKSVLAVALLGLVGSVQAQDAYPSKVITMLIPFAAGGPTDTVGRLIAQSMSKDLGQQVIVENLGGAGGTLAAGKAARSAPDGYNIFLHHIGQSTAPSLYRKLSYNASTDFETIGLVTDVPMTIVARGNMPAKNMQELLAYIKTNKDKVTYANAGIGSASHLCGMLFQTAVGVDLTTVPYKGTGPAMNDLLGGQVDFMCDQTTNTTSQIKGGKIKAYAVTTKKPVASLPDLPTLDKAGLPGFEVGVWHGLYAPKGTPKPIIDRLSKSLQTALKDPAVISRFAELGTEPVPQDQATPAALRKHLDAEIARWKPIIDKAGQYAD; encoded by the coding sequence GTGAAGAAATCGATTAAATCCGTATTGGCAGTTGCCCTGTTGGGCTTGGTGGGTTCCGTGCAAGCCCAAGATGCTTACCCGTCCAAAGTCATCACCATGCTGATCCCATTTGCAGCGGGTGGCCCAACTGACACGGTGGGTCGTTTGATTGCACAGTCCATGTCCAAAGACCTGGGCCAACAAGTGATTGTTGAAAACCTCGGCGGTGCAGGCGGTACTCTGGCTGCTGGCAAGGCAGCCCGTTCAGCACCCGATGGCTACAACATTTTCCTTCACCACATTGGTCAGTCCACTGCGCCTTCCTTGTATCGAAAACTGTCGTACAACGCATCAACTGATTTTGAAACCATTGGCCTGGTAACCGATGTACCCATGACCATCGTGGCCCGTGGCAATATGCCTGCCAAAAACATGCAGGAATTGCTGGCCTACATCAAAACCAACAAAGACAAAGTGACTTACGCCAATGCAGGTATTGGTTCAGCTTCGCACCTGTGCGGCATGTTGTTCCAGACAGCTGTGGGTGTAGACCTTACAACGGTTCCTTACAAAGGCACTGGCCCAGCGATGAACGATTTGTTGGGCGGTCAGGTCGACTTCATGTGTGACCAAACCACCAACACCACCAGCCAAATCAAAGGCGGAAAAATCAAGGCCTACGCCGTGACCACCAAAAAGCCAGTGGCCTCTCTGCCTGATCTGCCAACATTGGACAAGGCTGGTTTGCCTGGTTTTGAAGTGGGTGTTTGGCACGGTTTGTATGCCCCCAAAGGCACACCCAAGCCCATCATTGATCGCCTGAGCAAGTCTCTGCAAACAGCCTTGAAAGACCCAGCAGTGATTTCGCGTTTTGCTGAATTGGGCACCGAGCCAGTGCCTCAAGACCAAGCCACACCAGCCGCCTTGCGCAAGCACCTGGATGCTGAAATTGCACGTTGGAAGCCAATTATCGACAAAGCTGGTCAGTACGCTGACTGA
- a CDS encoding acyl-CoA thioesterase, which translates to MSTPKPILLPVDREPVIRVIPMPRDSNASGDVFGGWIMAQVDLAGSVPATAHAKGRIVTVAVNEFIFKEPVFVGDLCSFYAEVVKVGRTSMQIYVEVFAQRRLKPDDVAKVTEAYVTYVAVDENRNSRPVDPLK; encoded by the coding sequence ATGAGCACACCCAAACCCATTTTGTTACCTGTCGACCGTGAACCCGTGATTCGGGTCATTCCCATGCCCAGAGACTCCAACGCGTCGGGCGACGTGTTTGGCGGCTGGATTATGGCGCAAGTGGATCTGGCTGGTTCGGTACCAGCAACAGCCCACGCCAAAGGCCGAATTGTGACCGTGGCGGTGAACGAGTTTATTTTCAAGGAACCAGTGTTTGTCGGTGATTTGTGCAGCTTTTATGCCGAAGTGGTAAAGGTGGGCAGAACCTCCATGCAAATTTACGTGGAGGTGTTTGCGCAACGCCGCTTGAAACCCGACGATGTGGCCAAGGTAACTGAGGCCTATGTAACCTATGTGGCTGTAGACGAGAACCGGAATTCCCGCCCAGTGGACCCGCTTAAATAA
- a CDS encoding tripartite tricarboxylate transporter TctB family protein, which produces MPKDLRDFWAGLLYLIIGAAALYMAADYEMGTAISMGPGYFPKVLSGLLILIGAASLVRSFIVEGEPLKGFAFSKIIYVTISIIVFALLVEGAGLAIAVMAVFGISAMASKFFNWKFTLGIAFGAAIFCSLVFVKGLGIPLPIFGSWFGM; this is translated from the coding sequence ATGCCAAAAGATTTACGAGACTTTTGGGCCGGGCTGCTGTACCTGATTATCGGTGCAGCAGCTTTGTACATGGCTGCTGACTATGAAATGGGCACAGCCATTAGCATGGGCCCCGGCTATTTTCCCAAAGTATTAAGTGGTTTGCTTATTTTGATTGGCGCAGCCTCACTGGTTCGCTCATTCATTGTTGAAGGCGAACCCCTGAAAGGCTTTGCCTTTTCAAAAATTATTTACGTCACCATTTCCATCATTGTATTTGCCTTGTTGGTGGAAGGTGCAGGTCTTGCAATTGCAGTCATGGCGGTGTTCGGTATTTCTGCAATGGCCAGCAAATTTTTCAATTGGAAGTTCACCCTGGGTATTGCTTTTGGCGCGGCTATTTTTTGTAGCCTGGTATTCGTCAAAGGTTTGGGTATTCCGCTGCCCATTTTTGGGTCTTGGTTTGGAATGTAA
- a CDS encoding tripartite tricarboxylate transporter permease codes for MELLANLSIGLETAFTINNLLFCLIGVFLGTAIGVLPGLGPTATIAMLLPITFGLPPVSSLIMLSGIYYGAQYGGSTTAILVNLPGESSSVVTALDGYQMARQGKAGKALATAAIGSFVAGTFATVLLALFAPPLADIALQFGAAEYFSLMVVGLVASVVLASGSLLQAFGMIVLGLLMGMAGTDVNSGMERYTFDTPYMAEGINFVILAMGMFGLGEIIKNLEEEHLRSAMVSKVQGLLPNKDDLKRMAWPIVRGTGLGSLLGILPGGGAMLASFASYSIEKKISKTPEQFGKGAIEGVAGPESANNAGAQTSFIPLLTLGIPSNPVMALMIGAMIIQGITPGPAVMTEQPALFWGIIVSMWIGNLFLVVLNLPLIGIWVKMISVPYHFLYPMILVFCCIGVFSLGNKLFDVYLLAGFGVLGYIFSKLKCEPAPLLLGFILGPMMEEYLRRALLLSRGDFSVLVTRPISATMLAIAAIALIVVFMPSIRKKREEAFHEE; via the coding sequence ATGGAACTTCTCGCTAATCTTTCAATTGGTCTTGAAACAGCTTTCACGATCAATAACCTGTTGTTTTGCCTGATCGGTGTTTTTCTGGGTACGGCAATTGGTGTGCTGCCAGGCTTGGGGCCCACTGCCACCATTGCCATGTTGTTGCCAATCACCTTCGGCCTGCCGCCAGTGTCGTCTCTCATCATGTTGTCCGGTATTTATTACGGCGCTCAGTATGGTGGTTCCACCACGGCCATTTTGGTCAACTTGCCAGGCGAATCCTCTTCGGTGGTTACCGCACTCGACGGTTATCAAATGGCTCGTCAAGGCAAAGCGGGCAAGGCTTTGGCCACTGCGGCAATCGGCTCTTTCGTGGCTGGTACTTTCGCAACCGTATTGCTGGCATTGTTTGCGCCACCTTTGGCAGACATCGCTTTGCAGTTTGGTGCAGCCGAATATTTCTCGTTGATGGTGGTGGGTTTGGTCGCCTCTGTGGTGCTGGCCAGCGGTTCCTTGTTGCAAGCATTCGGCATGATCGTGCTGGGTTTGCTCATGGGCATGGCAGGTACCGATGTGAATTCAGGCATGGAGCGCTACACTTTCGACACACCCTACATGGCCGAGGGCATTAACTTCGTGATTCTGGCCATGGGCATGTTTGGCTTGGGCGAAATCATCAAGAACCTCGAAGAGGAACACTTGCGTTCTGCCATGGTGTCCAAGGTTCAGGGTTTGTTGCCCAACAAGGACGATCTCAAGCGCATGGCTTGGCCTATCGTTCGCGGTACTGGTTTGGGCTCCTTGCTGGGCATTTTGCCCGGTGGCGGTGCCATGCTGGCTTCGTTTGCTTCTTACTCCATCGAGAAAAAAATCTCGAAAACACCCGAGCAGTTTGGCAAGGGTGCAATCGAAGGCGTTGCTGGTCCCGAGTCAGCCAACAATGCAGGCGCTCAAACCTCGTTCATCCCCTTGCTAACCTTGGGTATACCGTCCAACCCGGTGATGGCCCTGATGATCGGTGCCATGATCATTCAAGGGATTACGCCAGGTCCAGCGGTCATGACCGAGCAGCCAGCTTTGTTCTGGGGCATCATCGTCTCCATGTGGATCGGTAACCTGTTTCTGGTGGTTCTGAATCTGCCCTTGATTGGTATCTGGGTCAAAATGATCTCGGTGCCTTATCATTTCCTGTACCCCATGATTCTGGTGTTCTGCTGTATTGGGGTGTTCAGTTTGGGCAACAAGTTGTTTGATGTGTACTTGTTGGCTGGCTTCGGTGTGTTGGGCTACATCTTCTCTAAATTGAAGTGCGAGCCGGCGCCATTGCTGTTGGGCTTTATTCTGGGCCCAATGATGGAAGAGTACCTGCGCAGGGCTTTGTTGCTTTCTCGCGGCGACTTCTCCGTGCTTGTTACACGCCCCATTAGTGCAACCATGCTGGCCATCGCGGCAATTGCCCTGATCGTGGTGTTCATGCCTTCAATTCGCAAGAAGCGGGAAGAGGCATTTCACGAAGAATAA
- a CDS encoding SDR family oxidoreductase: MASIQNKVIVITGASEGIGAALAIKLAPDNKLVLAARRLEKLQEVGQQVEAAGGQVHCVACDVMEQAQCENLVEESVKAFGGIDMIVNNAGVSMHAWFEDITDLGTFERLFRVNVMSMVWITHKALPHIKKSKGLIVGVSSLAGKTGVPARTTYCTSKFAMSGFMEALRIELMGTGVDVCAIFPGVVDTEIRRNGLNPNGERAGVSGLREKGAMTVEQCVNEIVDAMAERKREWVMTAKGRLGLKLKPFVPAVIDKMAKDALDDEHGGKKSA; the protein is encoded by the coding sequence ATGGCAAGTATTCAAAACAAAGTGATCGTAATTACCGGTGCATCCGAGGGCATTGGCGCCGCATTGGCCATCAAGCTGGCCCCGGACAACAAACTGGTGCTGGCAGCCCGTCGACTTGAAAAGCTGCAAGAGGTTGGACAGCAGGTTGAGGCGGCTGGCGGGCAGGTGCACTGTGTGGCCTGTGACGTGATGGAACAGGCTCAGTGCGAGAACCTGGTGGAAGAATCGGTGAAAGCCTTTGGCGGCATTGACATGATTGTGAACAATGCCGGCGTTTCAATGCACGCCTGGTTTGAGGACATCACCGACTTGGGTACCTTCGAACGGTTGTTCCGCGTGAACGTGATGAGCATGGTGTGGATTACCCACAAGGCCCTGCCCCACATTAAAAAGTCCAAAGGCCTGATTGTCGGCGTTTCCAGCCTGGCTGGCAAAACCGGCGTGCCCGCCCGTACCACTTACTGCACCAGCAAGTTTGCGATGAGTGGTTTTATGGAAGCGCTGCGCATTGAATTGATGGGCACAGGCGTGGATGTGTGTGCCATTTTCCCGGGTGTGGTGGATACGGAAATTCGCCGCAATGGCTTGAACCCCAATGGCGAGCGGGCCGGTGTCTCTGGCCTTCGCGAGAAAGGCGCCATGACAGTGGAGCAATGTGTGAATGAAATTGTGGATGCCATGGCCGAGCGCAAGCGAGAATGGGTCATGACAGCCAAAGGTCGCTTGGGCCTGAAGCTAAAACCCTTTGTGCCAGCCGTGATCGACAAAATGGCCAAAGATGCCCTGGACGATGAACACGGTGGCAAAAAATCAGCCTGA